A stretch of Paenibacillus peoriae DNA encodes these proteins:
- a CDS encoding Gfo/Idh/MocA family protein — translation MVIKKIRAGIVGGSMNNKWASQTHIPALLKHSNLDITAVGTSRMESARQSAEGVGAALAFDDAKKLAASEDVDMVVVSVKVPHHYEAVMAAIQERKHIFCEWPLGANTAEAAEMVKAAALAGIHHTVGLQARQDLEVQTMKKLVESGEIGEILSCHMQVATSGKGGQVNQDTAYLLNRANGANLLTINGGHSLDALQYIVGEFRELSAITSSRYNEATIQETGEVISKDTADQILIHGLLDKGAPISVHIQGGVNSKFEIEIQGKKGILRLTQNPSLGHVQFGNLTLEKLAYDPSSTQSHGPNGAFEQISVTAEPDGGLDFPKQGVTLNVAKAHHVFAEDILTGTRLAPDFNHALKLHQLLDRIEESAATGKKIVW, via the coding sequence ATGGTAATAAAGAAGATTCGTGCAGGTATCGTAGGAGGTTCGATGAATAATAAATGGGCTAGTCAAACGCATATTCCGGCGTTGCTCAAGCACTCAAACCTGGATATCACTGCCGTCGGTACCTCCCGTATGGAGAGTGCACGACAAAGTGCAGAAGGAGTAGGGGCGGCACTGGCTTTTGATGATGCCAAAAAGCTCGCAGCTTCCGAGGATGTGGACATGGTCGTGGTGAGCGTAAAAGTTCCCCATCATTATGAGGCGGTGATGGCGGCAATTCAAGAGAGAAAGCATATTTTTTGTGAATGGCCCTTGGGGGCAAACACTGCGGAAGCTGCTGAAATGGTCAAGGCGGCGGCACTGGCAGGCATTCATCATACCGTCGGCTTGCAGGCACGGCAGGATCTTGAAGTGCAAACGATGAAAAAATTGGTGGAGAGCGGAGAGATTGGTGAAATTCTATCCTGTCATATGCAAGTAGCTACTTCCGGCAAAGGTGGACAAGTAAATCAGGACACTGCTTATTTGCTGAACAGAGCCAATGGCGCTAATCTGCTGACGATTAACGGCGGGCATTCTCTGGATGCGCTGCAATACATCGTTGGCGAATTCCGCGAGCTATCGGCCATCACATCATCTCGCTATAACGAAGCCACTATTCAGGAAACGGGTGAAGTCATTTCCAAGGATACAGCCGATCAGATTCTGATTCACGGACTATTGGACAAGGGGGCGCCGATATCCGTTCACATTCAGGGCGGAGTGAATTCTAAGTTTGAGATAGAGATTCAGGGGAAAAAGGGTATTTTGCGATTGACACAGAATCCTTCGCTTGGGCATGTTCAATTTGGGAATCTGACGCTCGAAAAACTTGCGTACGATCCAAGCAGTACGCAGAGTCATGGTCCTAATGGGGCGTTTGAACAAATAAGTGTAACTGCTGAGCCTGATGGCGGACTGGATTTTCCAAAACAAGGGGTAACCCTGAATGTAGCCAAGGCTCATCATGTATTTGCCGAGGATATTTTGACGGGCACCCGTCTCGCTCCTGATTTCAACCATGCCTTAAAGCTGCATCAGCTACTGGATCGCATCGAGGAATCGGCTGCAACCGGGAAAAAGATTGTATGGTAA
- a CDS encoding LysR family transcriptional regulator: MDIENMQAFVSVAELRSLTEAAQKLNHLQSNMTAKIKKLEAHYGTALFYRKPRGMELTPAGEILYAQFKQMLLLWQDTEMKMRPQEEKLRIGTMQSIVAGETTRALTKVYELYPQASVTLKTGTTTEMERLILDGELDIAFVTGYPANPYIHYQKLCREELVLVGKGIHEGSDLKQVLQGASIIILSDGCLYLTYLEKMYQDMQLTHGEVVEVGVFETMVQFSLMGMGITLMSKRLARQFKVTSYLPAPPTFGYMDTYLITRPNHEMTAIEHKFIEINNTI; encoded by the coding sequence ATGGATATTGAAAATATGCAGGCATTTGTTTCGGTGGCGGAGCTGAGAAGCCTGACAGAAGCTGCCCAAAAGCTGAATCATCTGCAATCGAATATGACGGCTAAAATAAAGAAGCTGGAGGCCCATTACGGCACAGCGTTATTTTACCGAAAGCCCCGGGGTATGGAGCTGACACCTGCAGGAGAAATCTTATATGCTCAGTTCAAGCAAATGTTGTTGCTGTGGCAAGACACGGAGATGAAAATGAGACCGCAGGAGGAAAAGCTGCGCATCGGTACCATGCAGTCCATCGTGGCGGGCGAAACAACGAGGGCGCTCACGAAGGTATATGAGCTGTATCCGCAGGCTTCGGTTACATTAAAAACCGGAACCACCACGGAAATGGAGCGATTGATCCTTGACGGCGAACTCGATATTGCTTTTGTTACAGGGTATCCCGCTAACCCGTATATTCATTATCAAAAATTATGCCGTGAAGAACTGGTACTGGTGGGGAAAGGCATACATGAAGGCTCGGATCTTAAACAGGTACTCCAAGGAGCGTCTATTATCATATTGTCGGATGGCTGCCTGTACCTCACGTATTTAGAGAAGATGTATCAGGACATGCAATTGACCCATGGCGAGGTTGTGGAGGTTGGTGTGTTTGAAACGATGGTACAATTTTCCTTGATGGGAATGGGAATCACCCTCATGTCCAAAAGGCTGGCGCGGCAATTCAAAGTAACATCCTATTTGCCCGCTCCCCCAACCTTTGGCTACATGGATACATATTTAATAACCCGGCCAAATCACGAAATGACAGCGATTGAACATAAATTTATCGAAATCAATAATACGATCTAA
- a CDS encoding peptidase E — translation MEKLFLSSSFKDVAPCLVHFAGENLEGKKVTFIPTASIPEKVKFYVNSGKKALENLGLVVDEIEISTAPLNEIESKIRENDYIYITGGNTFYLLQELKRTGADKIIADEVNAGKLYIGESAGSMILSPNIEYARLMDNVQEAPALDSFVALGIIEFYPVPHHTNIPFKKAVESIIEEYDSQLNLYPISNAEVILVEGDRIKVENA, via the coding sequence ATGGAAAAATTATTTCTATCGTCCTCATTTAAGGATGTTGCACCATGCTTAGTCCATTTCGCTGGTGAAAACTTAGAAGGAAAAAAAGTCACCTTCATCCCAACCGCGAGTATTCCAGAGAAAGTTAAGTTTTATGTGAATTCAGGGAAAAAAGCATTAGAGAATTTAGGATTAGTCGTGGATGAAATCGAAATCAGCACAGCACCATTGAATGAAATAGAGAGTAAAATTAGAGAAAATGACTATATTTATATTACCGGAGGCAACACATTTTATTTACTTCAAGAGTTAAAAAGAACCGGGGCTGACAAAATCATTGCTGATGAAGTTAATGCAGGGAAGTTATACATAGGTGAATCGGCAGGTTCGATGATTTTATCACCGAATATCGAATATGCCCGACTTATGGACAATGTGCAGGAAGCGCCTGCTTTGGATTCCTTTGTTGCGCTCGGGATCATTGAATTCTACCCAGTCCCCCACCATACGAACATCCCGTTTAAAAAAGCGGTGGAGAGCATCATTGAGGAATATGACAGCCAATTAAATTTATATCCAATCAGCAACGCGGAAGTTATTTTGGTTGAAGGTGATAGGATAAAAGTCGAGAATGCATGA
- a CDS encoding MarR family winged helix-turn-helix transcriptional regulator has translation MIYQLIGQVLGGWFVIEHCSEKSQLFYRMHLLCKEMNNAFEAQLKTSFTKVEILYHIDHRQELSQLELQHLLVLDGAAVTRHLRRLEEEGLILRSKKEQDKRVTYIRLTELGVQELQVLSEQRQAFQEKLLCKFTDEEIVALTDLLQRMSNNVKNI, from the coding sequence TTGATATATCAATTGATAGGTCAAGTATTAGGAGGATGGTTTGTCATCGAACATTGCTCTGAAAAAAGTCAGTTGTTTTATCGCATGCATCTTTTGTGTAAAGAAATGAATAACGCTTTTGAAGCACAGTTAAAAACCAGTTTTACCAAGGTTGAAATTTTGTATCATATTGACCATCGTCAGGAACTAAGCCAGCTAGAGCTCCAACATCTGCTCGTTCTGGATGGTGCAGCAGTGACTCGACATCTACGAAGGCTGGAAGAGGAAGGTCTGATTTTACGTAGTAAAAAAGAGCAGGATAAGCGTGTGACCTATATACGTTTGACCGAATTAGGGGTTCAAGAGCTGCAAGTTTTGTCAGAGCAAAGACAAGCCTTCCAGGAAAAGCTGCTATGTAAGTTTACAGATGAGGAAATTGTGGCTTTGACAGATTTACTACAGCGTATGTCTAACAATGTGAAGAATATATAA
- the guaA gene encoding glutamine-hydrolyzing GMP synthase: protein MNKPNEIVVVLDFGGQYNQLIARRIRDLGVYSELLPYNTPAEKLRELAPKGIVFSGGPSSVYTDNAPQVDRAIYDLGIPIFGICYGMQLMAHQLDGKVERAGKREYGKADVQFNQDARLAKGLDSRQTVWMSHGDHVTDLPTGFTLDAGTESAPIAAMSNLERNLYAVQFHPEVRHSVQGNEMISNFLYEVCGCEGNWTMESFIEDQIREIRQQVGDKKVLCALSGGVDSSVVAMLIHKAIGDQLTCMFIDHGLLRKGEAESVMETFVGKFDMKVVKIDARERFLSKLAGVDDPEQKRKIIGNEFIYVFEEESSQFDDFTFLAQGTLYTDIVESGTATAQTIKSHHNVGGLPENMKFKLIEPLNALFKDEVRKVGEECGLPAEIVWRQPFPGPGLAIRVLGEVTEDKLTIVRESDYILREEIAKAGLDREIWQYFTALPNMKSVGVMGDARTYSYTVGIRAVTSIDGMTADWARIPWDVLEKISVRIVNEVDNVNRIVYDITSKPPATIEWE, encoded by the coding sequence ATGAATAAGCCTAATGAAATCGTTGTAGTTCTTGATTTTGGAGGACAATACAACCAGTTAATCGCAAGAAGAATTCGGGATCTCGGCGTATATAGCGAGCTCCTTCCATACAATACGCCTGCGGAGAAGCTGAGAGAGCTGGCGCCAAAAGGGATTGTTTTCTCAGGCGGACCTTCCAGCGTATATACAGACAATGCTCCTCAGGTGGATCGGGCAATTTATGACCTGGGCATTCCTATCTTTGGTATTTGTTATGGCATGCAGCTGATGGCTCACCAACTGGATGGTAAGGTAGAACGTGCGGGCAAGCGTGAGTATGGCAAAGCAGACGTGCAATTCAATCAGGATGCCCGCTTGGCTAAAGGACTGGATTCTCGTCAAACCGTATGGATGAGCCATGGGGATCACGTAACAGATCTGCCAACCGGCTTTACACTGGATGCAGGAACAGAGAGTGCGCCGATTGCCGCGATGAGTAACCTGGAGCGGAATCTGTATGCGGTGCAATTCCATCCAGAGGTACGTCATTCCGTTCAAGGTAACGAGATGATCAGCAACTTCCTATATGAAGTGTGCGGTTGTGAAGGCAACTGGACGATGGAGTCGTTCATTGAAGATCAGATTCGCGAGATTCGTCAACAGGTAGGCGACAAAAAAGTATTGTGTGCTTTAAGTGGTGGCGTGGATTCTTCCGTTGTAGCGATGCTTATTCACAAAGCGATCGGTGACCAACTGACGTGTATGTTCATAGACCATGGATTGCTGCGCAAAGGTGAAGCCGAAAGTGTAATGGAGACGTTCGTTGGTAAATTTGATATGAAAGTTGTCAAAATTGACGCACGTGAGCGCTTCTTGTCCAAGCTAGCAGGAGTCGATGATCCGGAACAAAAACGTAAAATTATCGGTAACGAGTTTATCTATGTGTTCGAGGAAGAATCTTCTCAATTCGACGATTTTACTTTCCTGGCACAAGGTACGCTGTATACGGATATTGTAGAGAGCGGAACTGCAACGGCACAGACCATTAAATCCCATCATAATGTGGGTGGTTTGCCGGAGAACATGAAGTTCAAGCTGATCGAGCCGTTGAATGCCCTGTTCAAGGACGAAGTGCGTAAAGTCGGCGAAGAATGTGGACTGCCAGCTGAGATTGTATGGCGTCAACCATTCCCAGGTCCGGGTCTTGCCATTCGTGTACTGGGCGAAGTGACAGAGGACAAGCTAACCATTGTTCGTGAGTCGGATTACATTTTGCGTGAGGAGATTGCTAAAGCCGGTCTGGACCGGGAAATCTGGCAATACTTCACCGCTTTGCCGAATATGAAGAGTGTTGGCGTTATGGGCGATGCTCGTACGTATTCTTACACCGTAGGTATTCGTGCAGTAACCTCCATCGACGGTATGACTGCTGACTGGGCGCGTATCCCTTGGGATGTGCTGGAGAAAATCTCCGTTCGTATCGTAAACGAAGTGGATAACGTGAATCGTATCGTGTACGATATTACTTCCAAACCACCAGCTACGATTGAGTGGGAATAA